In Neovison vison isolate M4711 chromosome 11, ASM_NN_V1, whole genome shotgun sequence, one genomic interval encodes:
- the NUDT18 gene encoding 8-oxo-dGDP phosphatase NUDT18 isoform X1, with translation MASEGLAGALAAVLGGQGLSVHSCDSEPAGEPLAPVRLRKDVCYVVLAVFLNEQDEVLLIQEAKKECRGSWYLPAGRMEPGETIVEALQREVKEEAGLHCGILKTSKEADAESLQAGWYPRTSLPTPLRAQDILHLVELAAQYRQQARHPLLLPQELPCSLVCQRLVATFTSVQTVWVLVGRGGMPHLPITACGFTPMEQRGGIKMAILRLLQECLTLHHLAVETKGLLGLQHLGKDNADGICLNVLVTVAFRNPGMQSEPPKVRGENFFWWKVMEEDLQSQLLQRLQESSVVPVNR, from the exons ATGGCCTCGGAGGGCCTGGCGGGGGCGCTGGCGGCGGTGTTAGGGGGCCAGGGGCTGAGTGTGCACAGCTGCGACTCGGAGCCGGCCGGGGAGCCCCTAGCGCCTGTGCGGCTGCGGAAGGACGTCTGCTACGTGGTGCTGGCCGTGTTCCTCAACGAGCAG gATGAGGTGCTACTGATTCAGGAGGCCAAGAAAGAGTGCCGTGGGTCTTGGTACCTACCCGCAGGGAGAATGGAGCCTGGGGAGACCATCGTGGAGGCACTGCAGAGGGAGGTGAAGGAGGAGGCCGGGCTGCACT GTGGAATTCTGAAGACTTCCAAGGAGGCGGATGCAGAGTCCCTGCAGGCTGGCTGGTACCCACGAACCTCCCTACCCACTCCACTGCGAGCTCAGGACATTCTGCACCTGGTAGAGCTGGCTGCCCAGTACCGGCAGCAAGCCAGGcaccctcttcttctgccccaggAGCTTCCCTGCAGTCTGGTCTGCCAGCGGCTCGTGGCCACCTTTACAAGCGTCCAGACAGTGTGGGTGTTGGTGGGCAGAGGGGGGATGCCTCACTTGCCCATCACTGCCTGCGGCTTCACTCCCATGGAGCaaaggggtggcatcaagatggCCATCCTGCGGCTGCTACAGGAATGTCTCACCCTGCACCACTTGGCGGTGGAGACCAAGGGGTTGCTTGGACTGCAGCACCTGGGCAAAGACAATGCAGATGGCATCTGcttgaatgtgctggtgactgTGGCTTTTCGGAACCCAGGGATGCAGAGTGAACCCCCAAAGGTTCGGGGTGAGAACTTTTTCTGGTGGAAGGTGATGGAGGAAGACCTACAAAGCCAGCTCTTACAGAGGCTTCAGGAATCATCCGTTGTCCCAGTCAACAGATAG
- the NUDT18 gene encoding 8-oxo-dGDP phosphatase NUDT18 isoform X2 gives MASEGLAGALAAVLGGQGLSVHSCDSEPAGEPLAPVRLRKDVCYVVLAVFLNEQDEVLLIQEAKKECRGSWYLPAGRMEPGETIVEALQREVKEEAGLHCEPLTLLSVEERGPSWIRFVFLARATGGILKTSKEADAESLQAGWYPRTSLPTPLRAQDILHLVELAAQYRQQARHPLLLPQELPCSLVCQRLVATFTSVQTVWVLVGRGGMPHLPITACGFTPMEQRGGIKMAILRLLQECLTLHHLAVETKGLLGLQHLGKDNADGICLNVLVTVAFRNPGMQSEPPKVRGENFFWWKVMEEDLQSQLLQRLQESSVVPVNR, from the exons ATGGCCTCGGAGGGCCTGGCGGGGGCGCTGGCGGCGGTGTTAGGGGGCCAGGGGCTGAGTGTGCACAGCTGCGACTCGGAGCCGGCCGGGGAGCCCCTAGCGCCTGTGCGGCTGCGGAAGGACGTCTGCTACGTGGTGCTGGCCGTGTTCCTCAACGAGCAG gATGAGGTGCTACTGATTCAGGAGGCCAAGAAAGAGTGCCGTGGGTCTTGGTACCTACCCGCAGGGAGAATGGAGCCTGGGGAGACCATCGTGGAGGCACTGCAGAGGGAGGTGAAGGAGGAGGCCGGGCTGCACTGTGAGCCTCTGACATTGCTGTCTGTGGAGGAGCGGGGCCCCTCCTGGATCCGCTTTGTGTTCCTCGCTCGAGCCACGG GTGGAATTCTGAAGACTTCCAAGGAGGCGGATGCAGAGTCCCTGCAGGCTGGCTGGTACCCACGAACCTCCCTACCCACTCCACTGCGAGCTCAGGACATTCTGCACCTGGTAGAGCTGGCTGCCCAGTACCGGCAGCAAGCCAGGcaccctcttcttctgccccaggAGCTTCCCTGCAGTCTGGTCTGCCAGCGGCTCGTGGCCACCTTTACAAGCGTCCAGACAGTGTGGGTGTTGGTGGGCAGAGGGGGGATGCCTCACTTGCCCATCACTGCCTGCGGCTTCACTCCCATGGAGCaaaggggtggcatcaagatggCCATCCTGCGGCTGCTACAGGAATGTCTCACCCTGCACCACTTGGCGGTGGAGACCAAGGGGTTGCTTGGACTGCAGCACCTGGGCAAAGACAATGCAGATGGCATCTGcttgaatgtgctggtgactgTGGCTTTTCGGAACCCAGGGATGCAGAGTGAACCCCCAAAGGTTCGGGGTGAGAACTTTTTCTGGTGGAAGGTGATGGAGGAAGACCTACAAAGCCAGCTCTTACAGAGGCTTCAGGAATCATCCGTTGTCCCAGTCAACAGATAG